A window of the Desulfurobacterium atlanticum genome harbors these coding sequences:
- a CDS encoding Eco57I restriction-modification methylase domain-containing protein — protein MSIEIYDTAVKTLIENPFNKSNFEKFLRTVFESADFEERFEITDLECPERFKELIKKAEVLGEYEDKESNKVLFLTVELGRGSTLERARKTQRDFVARIIEEYNAEAAIVAFYVSGFENWRLSFVRAVYHFNEEGKPVQKLTSYKRYSFLLGEGEPSHTAYKQLSTLKENPDPDIDSIENTFSVEPVTKEFYEELKKVFEKMWKRIYENNKHIFRRDPSYDLPDEELKVEVRAFTKRLIGRILFLYFVQKKGWLGAEKGSSVKSGDKKFLVTRFYKLKKEGKNYYRDLLEILFFKALNTLPQRPGDFYREELDCQIPFLNGGLFERDYSEDLYIVIDNDLFEELFNVLERFNFTIKEDEPYEKEVAVDPEMLGKIFENLLEENYRKGTGAFYTPREIVYYMARKSLIYYLNRKIKVPAEYIEALLILEDLDGLKDKFPKAGEEIVNKKKEIVSAIKNLKIVDPAVGSGAFPMGLLLEMVRLIRILEEDIDEYKLKKELIQNCIYGVDKDPSAVDIARLRFWLSLIVHHELEEIEPLPNLDYKLMQGDSLVEEIVLGDVSIPLDFGELLIKKQLLNPEQQILFKADKPEKITLSLQIKVINDKLKELEELHERLFNTWNPTAKRKLKDEIERIEMEIIETKLLDLEKKYKREAEGIQQRLSFSNIKKLEQNKFKKQLVNCYVRLEAIQNFRENLRKKYRDYFLWELNFPEVFFEKEGFDIVVANPPYVGEAGHKDLLKRVRLTSFGKKYGQGKMDYFHFFLQKAIHRLSNRNSIISFITTNYYFQGAGASKLRESIKKNTDILELIDFNELRLFESATGQHNAIIFLGKPKKGWNTLYIKFLLREPNVEKSLKIIEKVLSGKIEDDHEKLVLKFKTKYVFDKKDYIVPLGGLFETILKEMEKGAIYLKDKDLAQGIVMPQDFVTKKHLKILGDGVNLGDGIFVLSQEELERLNLTEKEFKEIIRPYYTTEELDVYCRNSKNRYWIIYTTTEKIKQIQEYPNIKKHLDKFKRVITSDFKPYGLHRAREEYFFKGEKIISRRMTKRPHFTYTDFDCYVSQTFFVIKPRSEALRDVNLKYLTLIFNSKLAYWWFYHFGKRKGEQLQVDKEPLMAFPIKIVKEQDEISKLFDIICCIKKAITGTFEKHVYDFFVEIVDALIYEIYFSDVMNNEYRIRNLLFETLNSFKTGFSLEDILKFYYELNSSKSPIRNRIILMKLHDPIVSTMERKEKWGIG, from the coding sequence ATGTCTATAGAGATTTATGATACAGCAGTAAAAACGCTAATAGAAAATCCATTCAATAAATCAAACTTTGAAAAATTCTTGAGAACTGTTTTTGAATCGGCAGATTTTGAAGAACGATTTGAAATAACAGATTTAGAATGTCCTGAGAGATTTAAGGAGCTTATTAAAAAAGCAGAAGTTCTCGGAGAATATGAAGATAAAGAAAGTAATAAAGTTCTCTTCCTAACAGTTGAACTTGGCAGAGGGTCAACTCTTGAAAGAGCAAGGAAAACCCAAAGAGACTTCGTAGCAAGGATTATAGAGGAATACAACGCTGAAGCTGCCATAGTAGCCTTTTACGTTTCCGGGTTTGAGAACTGGAGACTTTCCTTTGTTAGAGCGGTTTATCACTTTAATGAAGAAGGAAAACCTGTTCAAAAACTAACATCCTATAAGAGATATTCTTTTCTATTGGGTGAAGGAGAACCTTCCCATACAGCCTATAAACAGCTTTCTACGTTAAAAGAAAATCCTGACCCTGATATTGATAGTATAGAAAACACATTCAGTGTAGAACCTGTTACCAAAGAGTTTTACGAAGAGCTAAAAAAAGTCTTTGAAAAAATGTGGAAAAGAATATACGAAAACAATAAGCATATTTTCAGAAGAGATCCTTCATACGATCTTCCAGATGAAGAACTAAAAGTAGAAGTTAGAGCTTTTACCAAAAGGCTTATAGGAAGAATTCTATTTCTCTACTTTGTTCAGAAAAAAGGTTGGTTAGGAGCAGAAAAGGGAAGTTCTGTTAAATCTGGGGATAAAAAGTTCTTAGTAACCAGGTTTTACAAACTTAAAAAAGAAGGGAAGAATTATTATAGAGATTTATTAGAAATTCTATTTTTTAAAGCTCTTAATACACTACCTCAAAGACCAGGAGATTTTTATAGAGAAGAGTTGGATTGTCAAATACCTTTCTTAAATGGTGGATTATTTGAAAGAGATTATTCAGAGGATCTCTATATTGTAATAGATAACGACTTATTTGAAGAGTTATTCAATGTCCTTGAACGCTTTAACTTTACTATTAAAGAGGATGAACCTTACGAAAAAGAAGTTGCAGTTGACCCTGAAATGCTCGGTAAAATCTTTGAAAACCTTTTGGAGGAGAACTATAGGAAGGGAACCGGAGCTTTTTATACTCCAAGAGAAATTGTTTACTACATGGCAAGAAAGAGCCTGATTTATTATTTGAATAGAAAAATAAAGGTTCCTGCTGAGTATATTGAAGCTTTGCTTATTCTTGAAGATCTTGATGGGTTAAAAGATAAGTTTCCGAAAGCGGGAGAAGAAATAGTTAACAAGAAAAAAGAAATCGTATCGGCAATAAAGAATTTGAAAATTGTTGATCCTGCCGTTGGAAGTGGTGCTTTTCCTATGGGTTTACTCTTAGAAATGGTTAGACTGATTAGAATTTTAGAAGAGGACATAGATGAGTACAAATTAAAAAAAGAACTTATCCAGAATTGCATTTATGGAGTGGATAAAGATCCTTCTGCCGTTGATATTGCAAGGTTGAGATTTTGGTTGTCTCTAATAGTTCACCACGAATTGGAAGAAATAGAGCCATTGCCAAACCTTGACTATAAACTGATGCAGGGGGATTCTCTCGTTGAAGAAATAGTTTTGGGAGATGTTTCCATTCCTCTTGACTTTGGAGAGTTGTTAATTAAAAAACAACTCTTGAATCCTGAGCAACAAATACTCTTTAAAGCTGATAAACCTGAAAAAATAACACTTTCTCTTCAGATTAAAGTTATTAACGATAAACTAAAAGAGTTAGAAGAACTTCATGAAAGACTTTTCAATACTTGGAATCCAACAGCAAAAAGAAAATTAAAAGATGAAATAGAAAGAATAGAAATGGAAATTATAGAGACTAAACTTCTTGATTTAGAAAAGAAGTACAAGAGAGAAGCTGAAGGTATTCAGCAAAGGTTATCTTTCTCAAACATTAAGAAATTAGAACAGAATAAATTTAAAAAACAACTTGTAAATTGCTATGTAAGGTTAGAAGCCATTCAAAACTTCAGAGAAAATTTAAGAAAAAAATATAGAGATTATTTCCTTTGGGAACTTAATTTTCCAGAAGTTTTCTTTGAAAAAGAAGGTTTTGACATTGTAGTAGCTAATCCTCCATACGTTGGAGAAGCTGGACATAAAGATTTGCTTAAACGGGTGAGATTGACTTCTTTTGGGAAGAAATATGGTCAAGGGAAAATGGACTATTTCCATTTCTTTTTGCAGAAAGCTATTCATAGATTATCTAACAGAAACTCCATTATTTCGTTTATTACAACCAACTATTATTTCCAGGGAGCTGGAGCAAGTAAGCTAAGAGAATCTATAAAGAAAAATACAGATATCCTGGAACTTATAGATTTCAATGAACTTAGACTATTTGAGTCAGCAACTGGACAACATAATGCAATAATTTTCCTTGGGAAACCTAAAAAAGGTTGGAATACTCTCTATATAAAGTTCCTATTAAGAGAACCTAACGTTGAAAAATCACTAAAGATTATTGAGAAAGTACTTTCAGGAAAAATTGAAGATGATCACGAGAAATTGGTTTTAAAGTTTAAGACAAAATATGTTTTTGATAAAAAAGACTACATAGTTCCATTAGGGGGATTATTTGAAACAATTTTAAAGGAAATGGAGAAAGGAGCTATTTACCTTAAAGACAAAGATTTAGCTCAAGGAATTGTAATGCCTCAAGATTTTGTTACTAAAAAGCATTTAAAAATTTTAGGTGATGGTGTTAATTTAGGAGATGGAATATTTGTCCTGTCGCAGGAAGAACTTGAAAGATTAAATCTAACAGAGAAAGAATTTAAAGAGATTATTAGACCGTACTACACTACAGAAGAATTAGATGTTTACTGTAGAAATTCTAAGAATAGATACTGGATTATTTACACTACAACAGAAAAAATAAAGCAAATCCAGGAATATCCTAATATTAAGAAGCATTTAGACAAATTTAAAAGAGTTATAACTTCTGACTTTAAACCATACGGTTTACATAGAGCGAGAGAAGAATACTTTTTCAAAGGTGAAAAAATAATATCCCGTAGGATGACCAAAAGACCTCATTTTACCTATACTGACTTTGACTGCTATGTATCTCAAACCTTCTTCGTGATCAAGCCTCGCAGTGAAGCTTTAAGAGATGTGAATCTTAAGTATCTTACTTTAATTTTTAACTCTAAGCTTGCCTACTGGTGGTTTTATCACTTTGGAAAACGGAAGGGAGAACAGCTACAAGTTGACAAAGAACCTCTTATGGCATTTCCAATAAAGATTGTTAAAGAGCAAGATGAGATTTCAAAATTGTTTGACATTATTTGTTGTATTAAGAAAGCAATAACTGGAACTTTTGAAAAGCATGTTTATGACTTTTTCGTTGAAATAGTGGATGCACTAATTTATGAAATATACTTCAGTGATGTTATGAATAATGAGTATCGCATAAGGAATCTTTTGTTTGAAACTTTGAATAGCTTTAAAACTGGATTTTCACTAGAAGACATCTTGAAATTTTACTATGAATTAAATAGTTCTAAAAGTCCAATAAGAAACAGAATCATTCTAATGAAACTCCATGATCCTATTGTTTCTACCATGGAGAGGAAGGAGAAGTGGGGTATAGGTTAG
- a CDS encoding SEC-C metal-binding domain-containing protein: protein MKGLININNIDCFEVEIEFNRNFPRSVPVVKEIGGDIPRDMDRHIDKEGRCCLTIPSIITEELMRVPSILNFMEKFVEPFFANRLYYEKTGMWLSGEYSHGKRGILDFLTERLFIKRKIAAKLLEFGCKFRKKSYLINWNKPCPCGSGKVLKKCHKKEILEIIKLVKLTERIC from the coding sequence TTGAAAGGCCTCATTAATATCAATAATATTGACTGTTTCGAAGTTGAAATTGAATTTAATAGAAATTTCCCGCGAAGTGTGCCTGTTGTAAAAGAGATAGGAGGAGATATCCCCAGAGATATGGATAGACATATAGATAAAGAGGGACGTTGCTGTTTAACTATCCCTTCCATAATAACAGAAGAATTAATGCGTGTTCCCAGTATATTAAATTTCATGGAAAAATTTGTAGAGCCATTTTTTGCCAATCGGCTGTATTACGAAAAGACAGGAATGTGGTTATCTGGTGAGTATAGCCATGGGAAAAGAGGAATTCTAGATTTTCTTACAGAAAGACTCTTTATAAAAAGAAAAATTGCTGCCAAACTTCTGGAATTCGGTTGCAAGTTTAGAAAAAAATCTTATCTGATTAATTGGAACAAACCATGTCCTTGTGGTTCCGGAAAGGTGCTGAAAAAGTGTCACAAAAAAGAAATTTTGGAGATTATAAAGTTAGTAAAGTTAACAGAAAGAATCTGCTAA
- a CDS encoding PIN domain-containing protein encodes MKKVFVDTNVLIYAYSEDEPEKAVVSQKIIVENNSITSVQVLNELSNVLYKKFRKSEDEVVSVILEITELLEVVPVTLSTVLKAHEVKRRYRYSYYDSLIIASALENNCEILYTEDMQHNQKISENLHIVNPFRGESKYL; translated from the coding sequence ATGAAAAAAGTTTTTGTTGATACGAATGTTCTTATCTACGCTTATTCTGAGGATGAACCAGAAAAAGCGGTCGTATCGCAAAAGATAATTGTTGAAAACAATAGTATTACTTCTGTTCAGGTTTTAAATGAATTATCAAACGTTTTGTATAAGAAATTCAGGAAGAGTGAAGATGAAGTTGTTTCGGTTATTTTAGAAATTACTGAGCTTCTTGAAGTAGTTCCTGTAACATTAAGCACAGTTCTAAAAGCTCATGAAGTAAAAAGAAGATACAGGTACAGCTATTATGACAGTCTAATAATTGCATCAGCTCTGGAGAATAATTGTGAAATACTGTATACAGAAGATATGCAACATAATCAAAAAATTTCGGAAAATTTACATATAGTTAATCCTTTTAGAGGAGAATCAAAATACCTTTAA
- a CDS encoding nucleotidyltransferase family protein → MKVRRTGKTLQEIIQILKEHQEELRETYRVKHLKVFGSYVRGNQKEESDLDLMVSFEETPTLLEFIDLKEYLEGITGVKVDLVTEEGISPYIKPYIEEVEVL, encoded by the coding sequence TTGAAGGTCAGAAGGACAGGAAAAACTCTTCAAGAGATAATTCAAATTTTAAAGGAACACCAGGAGGAGCTCAGAGAAACGTATAGGGTTAAACATCTTAAGGTTTTCGGTTCCTACGTTAGGGGTAATCAGAAGGAAGAGAGTGACCTTGACTTAATGGTTTCCTTCGAAGAGACTCCTACCCTGCTTGAGTTTATTGACCTTAAAGAGTACCTGGAGGGTATAACCGGAGTAAAGGTAGATTTAGTTACAGAAGAGGGTATAAGCCCTTATATAAAGCCGTATATTGAGGAAGTTGAGGTATTGTAG
- a CDS encoding AbrB/MazE/SpoVT family DNA-binding domain-containing protein produces the protein MLTKVQKWGNSLAVRIPSAFAKEIGLCPDTEVELKLEDNKLVIIPNKRRQLEELLKQVTPENLHSEIDWGEKSGEEEW, from the coding sequence ATGCTTACTAAGGTTCAAAAATGGGGAAACAGTCTGGCTGTAAGAATTCCCTCAGCGTTTGCTAAAGAAATTGGTCTTTGTCCTGATACGGAAGTGGAGTTAAAACTTGAAGATAACAAGCTGGTAATTATTCCTAACAAAAGGAGGCAGTTAGAAGAGTTGTTAAAACAGGTAACTCCTGAGAATCTACATAGTGAAATTGATTGGGGTGAAAAGAGTGGAGAAGAAGAGTGGTAA
- a CDS encoding type II toxin-antitoxin system PemK/MazF family toxin, translating to MEKKSGKYIPERGDILWLYFSPQAGHEQAGKRPAICLSPKLYNEKTNLGLFCPIEVSLPANCPVRGVILADQIRNLDWNIRKVSFIARVSEDTLERVLEKIQLLLFY from the coding sequence GTGGAGAAGAAGAGTGGTAAGTACATTCCTGAAAGAGGGGATATTTTATGGTTATACTTTTCACCACAAGCAGGGCATGAACAAGCCGGAAAAAGACCTGCTATATGCTTATCTCCCAAACTTTATAATGAAAAGACGAACTTAGGTTTATTCTGTCCGATTGAAGTTTCTCTACCGGCTAATTGTCCTGTAAGAGGTGTTATTCTTGCAGATCAGATTCGTAATTTGGATTGGAATATTAGGAAGGTATCGTTTATAGCAAGGGTTTCTGAAGATACTTTGGAAAGGGTTTTGGAAAAGATTCAATTGCTTTTATTCTATTAG